One genomic segment of Impatiens glandulifera chromosome 6, dImpGla2.1, whole genome shotgun sequence includes these proteins:
- the LOC124944000 gene encoding peptidyl-prolyl cis-trans isomerase FKBP16-4, chloroplastic translates to MELSLCPPYHHNFLHHSLNSISISRTKPLRWIRPIFPCKCSSSSSEVKEEIPVISQGYHERRVLISGLVTAAVGFYFPYESGAVSTSRRALRGAKIPESEFKTLSNGLKYYDFIVGKGAEAVKGSRVAVHYVAKWKGITFMTSRQGLGVGGGTPYGFDVGQSERGNVLKGLDLGVQGMRVGGQRLLIVPPELAYGSKGVQEIPPNATIELDVELLSIKQTPFGSPVKIVEG, encoded by the exons ATGGAGCTCTCTCTCTGTCCTCCATATCATCACAATTTCCTTCACCACTCTCTTAACTCCATTTCCATATCCA GGACAAAACCCTTAAGGTGGATTAGACCAATATTTCCATGTAAATGTTCATCGTCCTCTTCAGAGGTTAAGGAAGAAATTCCCGTTATATCTCAGGGATACCATGAAAGGAGAGTTCTGATAAGTGGGTTAGTAACAGCAG CTGTCGGCTTTTATTTTCCTTACGAGAGTGGAGCAGTAAGCACAAGTAGAAGAGCT CTTAGAGGTGCAAAAATACCCGAGAGTGAGTTCAAAACTCTTTCAAATGGCTTAAA GTATTATGATTTTATAGTTGGAAAAGGCGCAGAAGCTGTGAAAGGATCTCGAGTTGCA GTTCACTATGTGGCTAAATGGAAGGGTATAACATTCATGACAAGTAGACAGGGTCTTGGTGTTGGTGGTGGAACA CCATATGGATTTGATGTTGGTCAGTCTGAAAGGGGAAATGTCTTAAAAGGTTTAGACTTGGGTGTTCAAGGAATGCGTGTTGGAGGACAG AGATTGCTGATAGTTCCCCCTGAATTAGCCTATGGGAGCAAGGGAGTGCAGGAAATTCCTCCTAATGCTACAATTGAG TTGGATGTTGAATTGCTATCCATCAAACAAACCCCATTTGG GTCTCCAGTTAAAATTGTTGAAGGATAA